From the Patagioenas fasciata isolate bPatFas1 chromosome Z, bPatFas1.hap1, whole genome shotgun sequence genome, one window contains:
- the SELENOP gene encoding selenoprotein P isoform X2, which produces MWAGLGLLLVLCLLPGGGTETQSCKEAPEWRIGEENPMLNSRGSVTVVALLQASUYLCLLQASRLEDLRVKLKDEGLVNISYVVVNHQGTHSQRKFHLLKESVSESITVYQQDEQQDDVWTTLNGNKDDFLIYDRCGRLVYHLGLPYSFLSFQYVEEAIKIAYCENKCGNCSYTEPDIDGICENITKTAEEELAEIAPEPAGQHSQHHNLHRHRHHHHHHHHREGGRHSKNESHQASESHRHRPHSGRRHRIFGRNRYDQTGSHEQVDTVPPGEGVEITQDKKLUKKGKTSCKNQLTUNWQTASDSTSSSUCCHCRHLLFEEVGNSVTUQCRGALPNSCRUHGQLLAEDITESUQURLLTAAUQSPAAGGSETSDTUQUQENARN; this is translated from the exons atgtgggcagggctggggctacTTCTGGTTCTCTGTCTCCTCCCAGGaggagggacagagacacagagcTGCAAGGAGGCCCCAGAATGGCGTATTGGGGAGGAAAACCCCATGCTGAACTCCAGGGGCTCCGTGACGGTGGTGGCTCTTCTCCAAGCTAGCTGATACTTGTGCCTGCTGCAGGCTTCCAG ACTGGAGGACCTGCGAGTGAAGTTAAAGGATGAAGGACTGGTCAATATCTCGTATGTTGTTGTCAATCATCAGGGAACTCACTCACAGAGAAAATTTCACCTACTGAAAGAAAGTGTTTCAGAAAGTATTACTGTGTACCAGCAAGATGAACAGCAAGATGATGTCTGGACTACATTAAATGGAAACAAAGATGACTTTCTCATTTATGACAG GTGCGGCCGTTTAGTGTATCATCTGGGTCTGCCCTATTCCTTCCTGTCTTTCCAATATGTAGAAGAAGCTATTAAGATTGCGTACTGTGAAAACAAGTGTGGAAACTGCTCTTACACG GAACCTGATATTGATGGTATATGTGAAAACATCACTAAAACAGCAGAAGAAGAGCTAGCAGAGATAGCACCTGAGCCAGCTGGTCAACATTCACAGCACCACAAcctgcacagacacagacaccaccaccaccaccaccaccatcgtGAGGGTGGTCGTCACTCCAAAAATGAAAGCCATCAGGCTTCTGAATCTCACAGGCATCGTCCTCACAGCGGTCGGCGTCATAGAATTTTTGGCCGCAACAGGTATGATCAGACAGGTAGTCATGAGCAGGTAGACACTGTTCCTCCAGGAGAAGGTGTAGAAATTACACAagataaaaagctatgaaaaaaggggaaaaccagCTGTAAAAACCAGTTAACTTGAAACTGGCAGACAGCATCAGACTCAACTTCGAGTAGCTGATGCTGTCACTGTCGACACCTTTTGTTTGAAGAGGTAGGAAATTCTGTCACTTGACAGTGTCGCGGAGCACTTCCAAACTCTTGCAGGTGACATGGGCAGCTGTTGGCAGAGGACATCACTGAATCCTGACAGTGACGTCTGCTCACTGCTGCCTGACAGtcaccagcagcaggaggaagtGAAACTAGTGACAcctgacagtgacaggaaaaCGCAAGAAACTGA
- the SELENOP gene encoding selenoprotein P isoform X1, which produces MWAGLGLLLVLCLLPGGGTETQSCKEAPEWRIGEENPMLNSRGSVTVVALLQASUYLCLLQASRLEDLRVKLKDEGLVNISYVVVNHQGTHSQRKFHLLKESVSESITVYQQDEQQDDVWTTLNGNKDDFLIYDRCGRLVYHLGLPYSFLSFQYVEEAIKIAYCENKCGNCSYTEPDIDGICENITKTAEEELAEIAPEPAGQHSQHHNLHRHRHHHHHHHHREGGRHSKNESHQASESHRHRPHSGRRHRIFGRNRYDQTGSHEQVDTVPPGEGVEITQDKKLUKKGKTSCKNQLTUNWQTASDSTSSSUCCHCRHLLFEEVGNSVTUQCRGALPNSCRUHGQLLAEDITESUQURLLTAAUQSPAAGGSETSDTUQUQENARNUTUKTN; this is translated from the exons atgtgggcagggctggggctacTTCTGGTTCTCTGTCTCCTCCCAGGaggagggacagagacacagagcTGCAAGGAGGCCCCAGAATGGCGTATTGGGGAGGAAAACCCCATGCTGAACTCCAGGGGCTCCGTGACGGTGGTGGCTCTTCTCCAAGCTAGCTGATACTTGTGCCTGCTGCAGGCTTCCAG ACTGGAGGACCTGCGAGTGAAGTTAAAGGATGAAGGACTGGTCAATATCTCGTATGTTGTTGTCAATCATCAGGGAACTCACTCACAGAGAAAATTTCACCTACTGAAAGAAAGTGTTTCAGAAAGTATTACTGTGTACCAGCAAGATGAACAGCAAGATGATGTCTGGACTACATTAAATGGAAACAAAGATGACTTTCTCATTTATGACAG GTGCGGCCGTTTAGTGTATCATCTGGGTCTGCCCTATTCCTTCCTGTCTTTCCAATATGTAGAAGAAGCTATTAAGATTGCGTACTGTGAAAACAAGTGTGGAAACTGCTCTTACACG GAACCTGATATTGATGGTATATGTGAAAACATCACTAAAACAGCAGAAGAAGAGCTAGCAGAGATAGCACCTGAGCCAGCTGGTCAACATTCACAGCACCACAAcctgcacagacacagacaccaccaccaccaccaccaccatcgtGAGGGTGGTCGTCACTCCAAAAATGAAAGCCATCAGGCTTCTGAATCTCACAGGCATCGTCCTCACAGCGGTCGGCGTCATAGAATTTTTGGCCGCAACAGGTATGATCAGACAGGTAGTCATGAGCAGGTAGACACTGTTCCTCCAGGAGAAGGTGTAGAAATTACACAagataaaaagctatgaaaaaaggggaaaaccagCTGTAAAAACCAGTTAACTTGAAACTGGCAGACAGCATCAGACTCAACTTCGAGTAGCTGATGCTGTCACTGTCGACACCTTTTGTTTGAAGAGGTAGGAAATTCTGTCACTTGACAGTGTCGCGGAGCACTTCCAAACTCTTGCAGGTGACATGGGCAGCTGTTGGCAGAGGACATCACTGAATCCTGACAGTGACGTCTGCTCACTGCTGCCTGACAGtcaccagcagcaggaggaagtGAAACTAGTGACAcctgacagtgacaggaaaaCGCAAGAAACTGAACCTGAAAAACAAACTAA
- the SELENOP gene encoding selenoprotein P isoform X3, which yields MWAGLGLLLVLCLLPGGGTETQSCKEAPEWRIGEENPMLNSRGSVTVVALLQASUYLCLLQASRLEDLRVKLKDEGLVNISYVVVNHQGTHSQRKFHLLKESVSESITVYQQDEQQDDVWTTLNGNKDDFLIYDRCGRLVYHLGLPYSFLSFQYVEEAIKIAYCENKCGNCSYTEPDIDGICENITKTAEEELAEIAPEPAGQHSQHHNLHRHRHHHHHHHHREGGRHSKNESHQASESHRHRPHSGRRHRIFGRNRSINYDLGAPV from the exons atgtgggcagggctggggctacTTCTGGTTCTCTGTCTCCTCCCAGGaggagggacagagacacagagcTGCAAGGAGGCCCCAGAATGGCGTATTGGGGAGGAAAACCCCATGCTGAACTCCAGGGGCTCCGTGACGGTGGTGGCTCTTCTCCAAGCTAGCTGATACTTGTGCCTGCTGCAGGCTTCCAG ACTGGAGGACCTGCGAGTGAAGTTAAAGGATGAAGGACTGGTCAATATCTCGTATGTTGTTGTCAATCATCAGGGAACTCACTCACAGAGAAAATTTCACCTACTGAAAGAAAGTGTTTCAGAAAGTATTACTGTGTACCAGCAAGATGAACAGCAAGATGATGTCTGGACTACATTAAATGGAAACAAAGATGACTTTCTCATTTATGACAG GTGCGGCCGTTTAGTGTATCATCTGGGTCTGCCCTATTCCTTCCTGTCTTTCCAATATGTAGAAGAAGCTATTAAGATTGCGTACTGTGAAAACAAGTGTGGAAACTGCTCTTACACG GAACCTGATATTGATGGTATATGTGAAAACATCACTAAAACAGCAGAAGAAGAGCTAGCAGAGATAGCACCTGAGCCAGCTGGTCAACATTCACAGCACCACAAcctgcacagacacagacaccaccaccaccaccaccaccatcgtGAGGGTGGTCGTCACTCCAAAAATGAAAGCCATCAGGCTTCTGAATCTCACAGGCATCGTCCTCACAGCGGTCGGCGTCATAGAATTTTTGGCCGCAACAG AAGCATAAACTATGACCTAGGGGCTCCTGTCTGA